In Sporosarcina psychrophila, a genomic segment contains:
- a CDS encoding M42 family metallopeptidase, which yields MTKLDETLVMLKELTDAKGIPGNEREPREVMRKYIEPFVDNIEQDGLGSLIAKKTGDENGPKIMLAGHLDEVGFMISKIDDKGFLSFQTVGGWWSQVMLAQRVTIVTRKGDTVTGVIGSKPPHILSPEARKKPVDIKDMFIDVGATSKEEAMKWGILPGDMVVPYFEFTVMNNEKYLLAKAWDNRIGCAIAIDVMKALKDEKHPNIVFGVGAAQEEIGLRGARTAATKIQPDIGFAVDVGIAGDTPGVTSKEATGKMGDGPQILLFDASMVSHKGLRELVVDTAEENSIPYQFETIPGGGTDAGSIHLSGNGVPSLAICIPTRYIHSHAGILHRDDYENTVKLIVAVIKKLDRDTVNKITFE from the coding sequence TTGACGAAATTAGATGAAACGTTAGTAATGCTGAAAGAACTTACAGACGCAAAAGGGATTCCTGGTAACGAACGTGAACCCCGTGAAGTTATGAGAAAGTACATAGAGCCATTTGTAGATAATATTGAACAGGATGGTCTCGGTTCATTAATCGCGAAGAAAACTGGCGATGAGAATGGACCCAAAATCATGCTAGCGGGACATCTTGATGAAGTTGGATTCATGATTTCTAAAATTGACGATAAAGGTTTTCTATCATTTCAAACAGTAGGCGGCTGGTGGTCACAAGTAATGCTTGCACAGCGCGTGACAATCGTTACACGCAAAGGAGATACAGTGACGGGTGTTATTGGATCGAAACCACCGCACATCTTATCGCCGGAAGCGCGTAAAAAACCGGTCGATATTAAAGATATGTTCATTGACGTTGGTGCAACTTCGAAAGAAGAAGCAATGAAGTGGGGCATTCTACCTGGAGATATGGTTGTACCGTATTTCGAATTCACAGTGATGAATAATGAAAAATACCTTCTTGCAAAAGCGTGGGACAACCGTATCGGCTGTGCAATTGCGATTGACGTAATGAAAGCGCTTAAAGATGAAAAACATCCAAATATCGTTTTCGGAGTGGGGGCTGCACAAGAAGAAATAGGTCTTCGTGGTGCGCGCACAGCGGCAACGAAAATTCAGCCGGACATCGGATTTGCAGTTGATGTAGGAATCGCTGGCGACACGCCAGGTGTTACGTCCAAAGAAGCTACTGGTAAAATGGGCGATGGTCCACAAATTCTATTATTCGATGCTTCAATGGTATCGCATAAAGGGTTGCGTGAACTTGTTGTTGACACAGCTGAAGAGAATAGCATTCCTTATCAGTTTGAAACGATTCCAGGCGGAGGAACAGATGCAGGTTCAATTCATCTGTCAGGCAATGGTGTACCATCACTTGCAATCTGTATTCCAACACGTTATATTCACTCGCATGCAGGTATCCTGCACCGCGACGATTATGAAAATACAGTGAAACTGATTGTCGCAGTCATTAAGAAATTAGACCGTGACACGGTGAATAAGATTACATTTGAATAA
- the argF gene encoding ornithine carbamoyltransferase, whose product MVKIEMDNAKIVEGLKGRDLLTLLDYTHEEVSYLLHKADAMKKDMAAGKMPNLLAGKTLGMIFEKHSTRTRISFEVGMIQLGGHAMFMNARDLQIGRGESVYDTGHVLSEYLDGVMIRANSHEMVKELAQHTSVPIINGLTDIFHPCQALADLLTVLEVKGSLAGLKLAYVGDGNNVAHSLVIAAAHMGMHVAVATPKGFEYNPNLLVKAKAIAVKNGGSVFETTNPIEAVAGADVVYTDVWTSMGQEEEAAARLEAFKEFQINDGLVAHAKKDYMFLHCLPAHREEEVATSVIDGPNSYVFQQAGNRLHAQKAVLASLL is encoded by the coding sequence ATGGTGAAGATTGAAATGGATAATGCGAAAATAGTAGAAGGATTGAAAGGGAGAGATTTACTTACCCTGCTTGATTATACACATGAAGAGGTATCGTATTTATTGCATAAAGCAGATGCGATGAAAAAAGATATGGCGGCTGGCAAGATGCCGAATTTATTGGCCGGAAAAACACTAGGGATGATTTTTGAAAAGCATTCAACGCGTACACGTATTTCATTCGAAGTGGGTATGATCCAACTTGGGGGGCATGCAATGTTCATGAATGCACGTGACTTGCAAATCGGCCGTGGGGAGTCCGTTTATGACACAGGTCATGTATTGTCTGAGTACTTGGACGGCGTCATGATCCGTGCGAATTCACATGAAATGGTGAAGGAACTAGCACAACACACTTCGGTTCCAATTATCAATGGTTTGACGGATATTTTCCATCCGTGTCAGGCGCTAGCAGACTTGCTGACAGTTTTGGAAGTGAAAGGTTCATTAGCGGGGCTGAAGTTAGCATATGTAGGAGACGGTAATAATGTAGCGCATTCACTTGTAATTGCTGCGGCACATATGGGTATGCACGTAGCTGTCGCGACGCCAAAAGGGTTCGAATACAATCCGAACCTCTTAGTGAAAGCGAAAGCCATTGCTGTTAAAAATGGCGGAAGTGTCTTTGAAACAACGAATCCAATAGAGGCTGTCGCTGGAGCTGACGTCGTTTATACAGATGTCTGGACGAGTATGGGCCAAGAAGAGGAAGCGGCTGCACGCCTAGAAGCATTCAAAGAGTTTCAAATTAACGACGGATTGGTCGCACATGCGAAAAAAGATTATATGTTCTTGCATTGCTTACCTGCACACCGTGAAGAAGAAGTTGCGACGTCTGTTATTGATGGACCGAATTCTTATGTATTTCAGCAAGCGGGCAATCGACTGCATGCGCAAAAAGCGGTTCTTGCTTCATTGTTGTAA
- a CDS encoding helix-turn-helix transcriptional regulator: MLKNRLKELRARHDFTQIELAKRVGVTRQTIGFIEKGEFSPSVTLSLRMARALESDINELFWLEGEE; encoded by the coding sequence ATGTTAAAGAATCGGCTGAAAGAATTGCGAGCACGACATGATTTCACACAAATTGAACTGGCAAAACGTGTTGGCGTGACACGACAAACAATTGGCTTCATTGAAAAAGGAGAATTTTCTCCGTCAGTGACACTGTCATTGAGAATGGCACGTGCATTGGAATCTGACATTAACGAATTATTTTGGTTAGAAGGGGAGGAATGA
- a CDS encoding small multi-drug export protein, with product MFEYFLVFLGAAIPWLEIALVIPLGIIRGLSPIWVMILAFVGNMLTVLILIIAFQKVKEWMESRKKKDGKEESKRTERGKRIWNKYGMPGLALLGPVLIGTHIAAFIGLLFGASKVNTTIWMTISVALWTLVFGIATAMGFDFFVENL from the coding sequence ATGTTTGAATATTTTTTAGTGTTTCTAGGTGCTGCCATTCCCTGGTTAGAAATCGCACTTGTCATCCCGCTAGGCATCATTAGAGGGTTGTCCCCGATTTGGGTCATGATCCTTGCATTCGTTGGTAATATGCTTACGGTGCTGATTCTCATTATTGCATTCCAAAAAGTGAAGGAATGGATGGAGTCAAGGAAAAAGAAGGATGGAAAAGAAGAATCGAAGCGGACTGAGCGTGGGAAACGAATCTGGAATAAATATGGTATGCCTGGACTCGCGTTGCTTGGTCCGGTTTTAATCGGAACACATATTGCGGCGTTTATCGGATTGTTATTTGGGGCAAGTAAAGTGAACACGACAATTTGGATGACGATTAGCGTTGCGTTATGGACGCTTGTATTCGGCATTGCGACAGCGATGGGCTTCGATTTCTTCGTGGAAAACCTTTGA
- a CDS encoding GNAT family N-acetyltransferase — protein MIKHYSESFLSGNKIALRKITKEDYANFFAIEDIMESRLLMNDGIPFPPTEADHEKFLSEISSEKDDYMFAIELKDEKLFIGTIAVYLVNWKSSTCHVGVSIGPENQGKGYGTDSMKVLVDFIFNYMNLNKVKLQVFGYNKRAICSYEKCGFLLEGTLKEELFRFGKYHDIYIMGLLRKDWDCKT, from the coding sequence TTGATTAAGCATTATAGTGAGAGTTTTTTATCAGGAAATAAAATTGCTTTACGTAAAATTACAAAAGAGGATTATGCGAATTTCTTTGCAATTGAAGATATAATGGAAAGTCGTTTATTAATGAATGATGGTATTCCATTTCCACCTACTGAGGCGGACCACGAGAAATTTCTTAGTGAGATTAGTTCTGAGAAAGATGACTACATGTTTGCAATCGAACTTAAAGACGAAAAACTATTCATTGGAACTATCGCTGTTTACTTAGTGAACTGGAAAAGTAGTACTTGTCACGTTGGTGTTTCAATAGGACCTGAAAACCAAGGAAAAGGCTATGGAACCGATTCAATGAAAGTATTGGTAGATTTTATTTTTAATTATATGAATTTAAATAAAGTGAAACTTCAAGTATTTGGCTATAACAAAAGGGCGATTTGTTCTTATGAAAAATGTGGTTTTCTTTTGGAAGGTACTCTAAAAGAAGAACTCTTTAGATTTGGTAAGTATCATGATATTTATATTATGGGTTTACTTAGAAAAGATTGGGATTGTAAGACATAA
- a CDS encoding peptidoglycan D,D-transpeptidase FtsI family protein yields the protein MKKQIRKADQAKIRQRKQIVLRMNFLFFSIFVLFSLLIFRLGYLQIVKGEEYSRELEKKEEIPVNTSVPRGRIFDRMGFVLVDNDPKNAITYTKMTSTTSAEMLKVAEQLAVLIEQETKRITPGDKRDFWILKNSKAATEKVSIKEQERLEKDSKLSRTELQKKINRLTRKRITDEEIDSFTEEELEVLAIYREMMSGYAYSPQIVKSGNVTDEEFATVSERLGELPGVDTTTDWERVRRSDNTILGTTTSPIEGIPKSRENYFLARDYSGNDRVGKSYIEQYYEDLLKGQKTIVKNIKDRSGRVVETKTIRQGEPGKDLILTIDSELNQTIESIVSDKLLELKRGPNTGELDRAFVVMMNPNNGEVLSLVGKQVVTNPETGKLEIWDYAYGTFTANHEAGSTVKMATLLTGYQENVVRIGETKIDEPIRIGGITKRSLFNQDSRVAVTDIEAIGKSSNVYMFRIAMAMADSNNSTEGAKRIRENAFDTFRQSFASFGLGTKTGIDLPGESPGLIGESNSIGILMDLSIGQFDTYTTLQLAQYVSTIANGGYRIAPKVLKEIREPSEDGEILGSLIQETEVNILNRIHSTDAEIDQVKRGMHYVYYAPKGTASNHFAGKDYDGAGKTGTAQAFSSGKSTINLSHVGFAPYENPEIAYAVLIPNITTKPGDHTAGAQNKIIQQAVDEYFKLKVKRAKEEISTAAEQPIIQAPKKESEK from the coding sequence ATGAAAAAACAGATACGCAAGGCGGATCAGGCTAAAATACGCCAACGAAAACAGATCGTATTGCGAATGAACTTCCTATTCTTTTCAATCTTTGTCCTATTTTCATTGCTCATTTTCCGCCTTGGTTATTTACAAATCGTTAAAGGTGAAGAGTATTCCCGTGAGTTGGAAAAAAAGGAAGAAATACCCGTCAACACAAGTGTGCCAAGGGGAAGAATATTTGACCGTATGGGGTTTGTTCTAGTTGATAATGATCCGAAGAACGCCATTACATATACGAAAATGACGTCGACGACTTCAGCCGAGATGCTTAAAGTTGCTGAGCAACTTGCGGTCTTGATTGAACAAGAGACGAAAAGGATTACCCCTGGAGATAAGAGAGACTTTTGGATTTTAAAGAATTCAAAAGCAGCAACGGAAAAAGTTTCTATAAAGGAACAAGAGAGACTTGAAAAGGATAGTAAGCTTTCACGGACGGAATTGCAGAAGAAGATTAATAGGCTTACACGAAAACGAATTACGGACGAAGAAATTGATTCTTTTACGGAAGAGGAGCTAGAAGTACTTGCGATTTACAGAGAAATGATGTCGGGCTATGCATACTCACCGCAAATAGTGAAAAGTGGAAATGTGACGGACGAGGAATTCGCAACTGTATCTGAACGTCTAGGAGAGTTACCGGGCGTGGATACAACGACAGATTGGGAACGTGTGAGAAGATCAGACAATACGATTCTAGGGACAACCACGAGCCCCATTGAAGGTATTCCTAAATCCCGTGAGAATTATTTCTTGGCACGGGATTATTCAGGAAATGACCGTGTTGGAAAAAGTTATATTGAGCAATATTATGAGGATTTGTTAAAAGGGCAAAAAACAATTGTGAAGAATATTAAAGATCGTAGTGGGCGTGTCGTCGAAACGAAAACAATCCGACAAGGCGAACCTGGTAAGGATCTTATTCTGACGATTGATAGTGAACTGAATCAGACAATTGAAAGTATTGTATCGGATAAACTGTTGGAATTGAAAAGAGGGCCAAATACCGGAGAATTGGACAGGGCTTTTGTAGTTATGATGAATCCAAATAACGGTGAAGTTCTTTCGCTTGTAGGTAAGCAAGTTGTTACGAATCCAGAAACAGGAAAACTCGAAATATGGGACTATGCATATGGTACATTTACTGCGAACCATGAAGCGGGATCAACAGTGAAGATGGCGACGCTTCTTACGGGGTATCAGGAAAATGTGGTACGTATCGGCGAAACGAAGATAGATGAACCGATTAGAATCGGTGGAATTACAAAAAGATCGCTGTTTAATCAAGACTCTAGGGTTGCTGTAACTGATATTGAAGCAATCGGCAAGTCTTCGAACGTTTATATGTTCCGTATCGCAATGGCTATGGCGGATTCTAACAACAGCACTGAAGGAGCGAAACGCATTAGGGAAAATGCATTTGATACGTTCCGACAATCTTTCGCGTCTTTTGGACTTGGAACAAAAACTGGCATTGACTTACCGGGGGAGTCACCCGGTCTGATTGGCGAAAGTAATTCAATCGGTATTTTAATGGATTTATCCATCGGGCAGTTCGATACCTATACAACACTTCAATTGGCTCAATACGTCTCAACAATTGCAAATGGCGGTTATCGGATAGCTCCAAAAGTATTAAAAGAAATACGCGAACCATCTGAGGATGGTGAAATTCTTGGTTCTCTCATTCAAGAAACAGAGGTCAATATTTTAAATAGGATTCATAGTACTGATGCGGAAATTGATCAAGTGAAGCGTGGTATGCATTACGTGTATTATGCACCTAAAGGAACGGCCTCGAATCATTTTGCTGGAAAAGACTATGATGGAGCAGGGAAGACGGGAACCGCACAAGCATTCAGTTCAGGGAAATCGACAATCAATCTATCTCATGTGGGGTTTGCACCTTACGAAAATCCGGAAATTGCTTATGCGGTTCTTATCCCAAACATTACTACAAAGCCAGGAGATCACACGGCTGGTGCTCAAAATAAGATTATCCAACAAGCAGTAGACGAATATTTTAAACTAAAAGTAAAAAGAGCTAAAGAAGAAATTTCTACAGCAGCCGAGCAACCAATTATACAGGCACCTAAAAAAGAATCTGAAAAATAA
- a CDS encoding TetR/AcrR family transcriptional regulator: MDIKSQLIDTATTLFQQKGYKNVGLNEILKACNVTKGALYHHFPNGKEELLIICLQGLNEAITTDIKAIFSRHLSAKDAILSMIDKLIRDFEKSGTIIGYTFSSIVSEMATMSEPVRTACSALYENIQHLYYEKLITEGYSSESASAIALLMTASIEGAMMLCLTQKSATPLKTIATLLPGILKVNK; this comes from the coding sequence ATGGATATAAAATCGCAATTAATTGATACTGCTACGACCCTTTTTCAACAAAAAGGATATAAAAATGTTGGACTTAACGAGATTTTAAAAGCTTGTAATGTTACAAAAGGAGCGCTCTATCATCATTTTCCAAACGGAAAAGAAGAATTATTGATTATTTGTTTACAAGGTTTAAATGAGGCCATTACCACAGATATCAAAGCTATTTTCAGCAGGCATCTATCAGCTAAGGACGCCATACTCTCAATGATTGATAAGTTAATTCGGGATTTTGAAAAAAGTGGCACCATTATCGGCTATACATTTAGTAGCATTGTCAGTGAAATGGCAACGATGAGTGAACCAGTCCGTACTGCTTGTAGTGCTCTATATGAAAACATTCAACACCTTTACTATGAGAAACTTATAACGGAAGGCTATTCGAGTGAATCAGCTTCCGCTATCGCATTGTTGATGACAGCTTCGATTGAGGGTGCAATGATGCTTTGTTTGACGCAAAAATCCGCAACACCTTTGAAAACAATTGCCACATTATTGCCGGGTATATTAAAAGTGAACAAGTAA
- a CDS encoding DUF2798 domain-containing protein, protein MHQENRLPKNSKEGALFGAIIVTLSVLTMGPINMILAAGGFNKDVAMNMLIVLPIIWVFVMIIEPVAIGRFAEFLSSKFISPTDGFAARIMFRTIFTVLGMSFTMTFVGVIIGDGFTTDIFAHFIQIWPRNFLLALFLESVVIQPFARLVMVKMHAAQDRKAAVQTNTQNI, encoded by the coding sequence ATGCATCAAGAAAACAGACTACCGAAAAACAGTAAAGAGGGCGCGTTATTTGGCGCAATTATCGTAACATTATCAGTATTAACAATGGGACCAATCAATATGATCCTTGCTGCTGGAGGCTTCAACAAAGATGTTGCAATGAACATGCTAATCGTGTTACCTATTATTTGGGTTTTCGTCATGATAATTGAACCGGTAGCAATCGGTCGTTTTGCAGAATTTTTATCATCTAAATTCATTTCGCCAACAGATGGTTTTGCTGCTCGTATTATGTTCCGTACAATTTTCACAGTATTAGGTATGTCATTTACAATGACATTTGTTGGGGTTATCATTGGGGATGGTTTTACAACTGATATCTTTGCACACTTTATCCAAATCTGGCCCCGTAACTTCTTACTCGCCCTATTTTTAGAGAGCGTAGTTATCCAACCATTTGCACGTTTAGTAATGGTTAAAATGCACGCAGCGCAAGATAGAAAAGCCGCAGTTCAAACGAATACACAAAATATCTGA
- a CDS encoding universal stress protein, translating into MATGYKSIVVAVDGSKEADYAFRKSLEIAYRNKGSQLNLVNIIDTRYLGPLDKEIAGQVKEQSQQILERYKARAAARVENVTIIIEYGSPKTVITKEIAKLVKADLIICGATGHTPVERYLIGSVSEAIVRSAKCDVLVVRTPAE; encoded by the coding sequence ATGGCAACTGGTTATAAAAGTATTGTAGTAGCTGTAGACGGTTCAAAAGAGGCCGATTATGCATTTCGTAAATCACTTGAGATTGCATATCGAAATAAAGGATCACAATTAAACCTCGTTAACATTATTGATACGCGCTACTTGGGACCTCTTGATAAAGAAATTGCTGGGCAAGTCAAAGAACAATCTCAACAAATTTTAGAACGCTATAAAGCACGCGCAGCTGCTCGCGTTGAAAATGTAACTATCATTATTGAATATGGTTCACCTAAAACGGTGATTACAAAAGAGATTGCTAAATTGGTGAAGGCAGACTTAATTATTTGCGGCGCTACGGGGCATACGCCAGTAGAGCGCTACTTAATTGGTTCTGTATCTGAAGCAATCGTACGTTCAGCTAAATGCGATGTTTTAGTCGTCCGTACGCCTGCTGAATGA
- the sspI gene encoding small acid-soluble spore protein SspI — MDFQIRDAISANMTNNTADDIRNVVEDAIKRGEEHLLPGLGVFFEKLWNHAGEQEKTKMAGELAQVFAAS, encoded by the coding sequence ATGGATTTTCAAATAAGAGATGCCATTTCAGCAAACATGACGAATAATACAGCGGATGATATCCGTAACGTTGTGGAAGATGCCATTAAACGAGGTGAAGAGCACCTGTTACCTGGACTAGGGGTGTTTTTCGAAAAGCTGTGGAATCATGCAGGAGAACAAGAAAAAACAAAGATGGCCGGAGAGCTAGCACAAGTATTTGCGGCAAGTTAA
- a CDS encoding TrmH family RNA methyltransferase, whose protein sequence is MKRIESSQNALVKHWKKLVTTRKERDLSKEFLVEGFHLVEEALKSNGAILALITRDGVEIPQGWSIEGVKLVEITEAIAKEISETEQSQGIYAHCRQPEHAEEDYSAWKKLLLIDAVQDPGNVGTMIRTADAAGMDAVILGMGTADSYNPKTVRSAQGSHFNIPIVKGDLIEWTAKAKEAGIQVLGTGLKNAVNHSDIWPQDEFALIVGNEGSGVNPDLLEMADNTVKIPMYGKAESLNVAVATGILLYTYSKV, encoded by the coding sequence ATGAAACGAATTGAATCATCACAAAACGCACTCGTGAAACATTGGAAAAAGCTTGTCACAACACGAAAAGAACGCGATCTGTCGAAAGAATTCCTTGTCGAAGGTTTTCATCTCGTTGAAGAAGCATTAAAAAGTAATGGGGCAATTCTCGCGTTAATCACCCGTGACGGAGTTGAAATACCTCAAGGATGGTCTATCGAAGGTGTAAAGCTTGTTGAGATAACAGAGGCAATTGCGAAAGAAATTTCGGAAACGGAGCAGTCGCAGGGTATTTATGCACATTGCCGTCAGCCGGAGCATGCCGAAGAGGATTATTCAGCATGGAAAAAACTTTTATTAATTGACGCAGTCCAGGATCCTGGTAATGTCGGAACGATGATTCGGACGGCAGATGCTGCTGGAATGGATGCAGTTATTCTTGGAATGGGGACCGCTGATTCGTATAACCCGAAAACAGTACGTTCTGCGCAAGGGTCACATTTCAATATCCCGATCGTCAAAGGTGATCTTATTGAATGGACGGCTAAGGCGAAAGAAGCGGGCATCCAAGTTTTAGGGACAGGATTGAAAAATGCTGTAAATCATTCTGATATCTGGCCACAAGACGAATTTGCATTGATTGTTGGAAATGAAGGCAGTGGCGTCAATCCGGATTTGCTTGAGATGGCGGATAATACGGTCAAGATTCCAATGTACGGCAAAGCAGAATCGTTAAACGTCGCAGTGGCAACGGGCATCCTGCTATATACGTATTCTAAAGTGTGA
- the pheS gene encoding phenylalanine--tRNA ligase subunit alpha, with translation MEAQLELLKVEALAKIEAASDVKSLNEVRVAYLGKKGPITDLLKGMGKLPAEERPKMGALVNVIREAVTEVLEDRMAKLEELAINEQLEKESIDVTLPGRPARTGNHHPLTRVVEEIEDFFISMGYEIAEGPEVEKDYYNFEALNLPKGHPARDMQDSFYISEDILLRTHTSPVQARTMEAKGGAPIKIICPGKVYRRDSDDATHSHQFTQIEGLVIGEDIRMSDLKGTLSLFAKKMFGDEREIRLRPSFFPFTEPSVEMDISCFKCGGDGCNVCKKTGWIEILGAGMVHPNVLEMAGYDPAVVSGFAFGMGPERIAMLKYGVEDIRHFYTNDVRFVSQFHRTEA, from the coding sequence ATGGAAGCACAATTAGAACTGTTGAAAGTAGAGGCGCTTGCAAAAATTGAAGCAGCTTCAGATGTAAAATCATTGAATGAAGTTCGTGTAGCCTACTTAGGGAAAAAAGGGCCAATTACTGATTTGTTGAAAGGCATGGGAAAACTTCCTGCTGAAGAACGTCCGAAAATGGGGGCGCTTGTCAATGTTATTCGTGAGGCAGTGACAGAAGTGCTCGAAGACCGTATGGCGAAACTTGAAGAATTAGCCATCAACGAACAGCTTGAAAAAGAATCGATTGATGTAACATTGCCTGGACGTCCTGCACGTACTGGAAATCACCATCCGTTAACACGTGTTGTTGAGGAAATCGAAGACTTCTTCATTAGCATGGGCTATGAAATTGCTGAGGGTCCTGAAGTTGAGAAAGATTATTACAACTTTGAAGCGCTGAACTTGCCAAAAGGCCATCCAGCACGTGATATGCAAGATTCGTTCTACATATCCGAAGATATTCTTCTTCGTACACATACGTCACCAGTTCAAGCACGGACGATGGAAGCGAAAGGCGGCGCGCCGATTAAGATTATATGCCCAGGTAAAGTGTACCGTCGTGATAGTGACGATGCGACGCATTCTCATCAATTCACGCAAATTGAAGGGCTTGTTATTGGTGAAGATATCCGCATGAGCGACTTGAAAGGGACACTTTCTTTATTCGCTAAAAAAATGTTTGGCGATGAGCGTGAAATCCGTCTGCGTCCGAGTTTCTTCCCATTCACGGAACCGTCTGTTGAAATGGACATTTCATGTTTCAAATGTGGCGGAGACGGCTGTAACGTTTGTAAGAAAACAGGCTGGATCGAAATTTTAGGTGCCGGTATGGTACACCCGAATGTACTGGAAATGGCTGGTTATGACCCCGCTGTTGTATCAGGTTTCGCTTTCGGTATGGGCCCTGAACGTATTGCAATGTTGAAATATGGTGTGGAAGATATCCGTCATTTCTATACAAATGACGTGCGGTTTGTATCGCAATTCCACCGGACGGAAGCTTGA